The Megalops cyprinoides isolate fMegCyp1 chromosome 19, fMegCyp1.pri, whole genome shotgun sequence genome has a window encoding:
- the LOC118794652 gene encoding leukocyte immunoglobulin-like receptor subfamily A member 2, with product MGLGHITVVMVKMLVSSVQMILRSDWSVGMVVALGGQMSKPTLSRVSSYSTLSPGEVVKFKCIAPPGVCPIEFHLYKGSAGTPLVQRSQSTQSSVVLTVSNVDTSHQGSYSCLYRIPGSQPVSSPRSSSIDITIETRNASPNSATFTFPAVDFVHHGAYHCQYKTRVSDRPFSSPQSDSVSFSVIVVLLQPNISLSDPAGGMIWGHQGPEVMWGHNFTITCSTPPQYPGGIFHLTFTGSNSNETQAAVNHSASFPFPAAEFSHQGNYSCVYETTVSTRSFSSPQSELLSVMVTVVLLQPNISLSAPGGGMIWGHPESEVIWGYNFTITCSTPPQYPGGVFHLTFTGSNSNETQAAVNHSASFLFPAAEFSHQGNYSCVYETTVSTLNFSSPQSELLPLMVRGKEPTWRPVLSTITNFYEYIFQRAYR from the exons ATGGGTTTGGGACACATAACTGTGGTCATGGTGAAGATGCTGGTGTCATCTGTTCAG ATGATCCTCAGATCCGACTGGTCAGTGGGAATGGTCGTTGCTCTGGGAG GTCAGATGTCAAAACCCACCCTCTCCCGAGTCTCCTCCTATTCCACCCTCTCTCCTGGAGAAGTTGTTAAGTTTAAATGCATCGCCCCCCCTGGTGTTTGTCCTATTGAGTTCCACTTGTATAAAGGCAGTGCTGGAACTCCACTGGTCCAGAGGAGTCAGTCCACACAGTCCAGTGTGGTGCTGACTGTGTCTAACGTGGACACCTCACACCAGGGCAGCTATAGCTGTCTGTACAGAATACCAGGGAGCCAGCCCGTCAGCTCTCCTCGTAGCAGCTCCATTGACATCACCATTG agacaagGAATGCCAGCCCCAACTCTGCCACCTTCACCTTTCCTGCGGTTGACTTTGTTCACCATGGGGCATACCACTGTCAGTATAAGACAAGGGTATCTGATCGCCCCTTCAGCTCTCCTCAAAGTGATTCTGTCAGTTTCTCTGTGATAG TGGTCCTACTGCAGCCCAACATCTCCCTCAGTGATCCTGCAGGAGGAATGATCTGGGGTCACCAGGGGCCAGAGGTGATGTGGGGCCATAATTtcaccatcacctgctccacccccccacagtACCCAGGAGGCATCTTCCACCTGACATTCACAGGATCGAATAGCAACGAGACTCAGgctgctgtcaatcactctgcCTCTTTCCCGTTTCCTGCTGCGGAATTTTCCCACCAGGGGAATTACAGCTGCGTTTATGAGACCACAGTTTCCACCCGCAGCTTCAGCTCCCCACAGAGTGAACTGCTGTCTGTAATGGTCACAG TGGTCCTCCTGCAACCCAACATTTCTCTCAGTGCACCTGGAGGAGGAATGATCTGGGGTCACCCAGAGTCAGAGGTGATCTGGGGCTATAACTtcaccatcacctgctccacccCACCACAGTACCCAGGAGGCGTCTTCCACCTGACATTCACAGGATCGAATAGCAACGAGACTCAGgctgctgtcaatcactctgcctccttcctgtttcctgccgCGGAATTTTCCCACCAGGGGAATTACAGCTGCGTTTATGAGACCACAGTTTCCACCCTCAACTTCAGCTCCCCACAGAGTGAACTGCTGCCCCTAATGGTCAGAGGTAAGGAGCCGACATGGAGGCCAGTACTTTCCACCATTACAAACTTTTATGAATACATCTTCCAGAGAGCTTACAGGTGA